The Pseudanabaena yagii GIHE-NHR1 genome segment GCTGGGTGGTGAAGATATCGATCAGTGGCTAGTTCAGGATTATTTAGATAGTCGAGAAGATATTGTTGATAGTGATGGATTAAGGAGTTCTAGTATTCTGAAATTATTAATGGAACGGATTAAAATCCAGCTTTCGGAAACAGAAACTGCTTCCGAAATATTTTTTGATATCAATTCTCAATCAGCACTTGAGATTAGCTATACTCGCCAACAGCTAGAACAGTTACTCGATCGCAAAGGTTTTTATCGCATTCTGCAATTAGCGATCAATGAATTAATTAACCGTGCTTTTAATAAAGGAGTTCTCAAAGGTGATATCAAGCATATTCTCTTAGTCGGTGGTTGTACCCTCATTCCCTCAGTGCGTACCTTTGTTGAATCCTATTTCACGATGGGAAAAGTCTATAGCCACAAACCCTTTGAAGCGATCGCTCACGGGGCATTGCTACTTAGTCAGGGTGTAAGTGTGCAGGACTATCTATTCCATTCCTATGCGATTCGTCATTGGGATCGGACTACGGAACAATGGAAATATCAGCCCCTATTTCGGAGAGGTCAGGTCTATCCCACCCGTCGTCCCATTGAGTTAGTACTTAGAGCCACTCACCCCGATCAGTCCGAAATTGCCCTCACCATTGGCGAACTCGAAAGTCGTCCCAAGGGTGCTGCTGAGATTAGCTTTGATGGCGATCGCATCGTGATGCAGTTTAACCAAAAAGAGAAAGAGAATTTTCAACCCTTACAAGCTGATGTTAATGGTGAGGGTATCCCACAAGCAATCGCCATGCTCGATCCACTCGGACAGCCCGACTGCGATCGCCTCAAGGTTTTATTTAGCATTAGTGAAAATCGCGAGTTATTGGTTACAGTGATCGATCTACTCATGCAACGCCAACTATTAACCGATTATCCTGCCGCAAAATTGCATTAAAAAAACAGGTTGTTGCAAAGCAACAACCTGTTTAGTGCTTAAAGTGCCAGCTCTAATAAAAAGCCAACCCGACTGTCATAAATTAAAGGCGATCGCCGCCATTCAATTTTTGTGCCGAGCCGTAAATTATTGGTAATAGCATAGCTAGTGGAGAGCGTCGTTGTACTCATCTCTAGATCACCACTAGGAGAGGTAAAGGTATGGCTCAACCGCAGGTCTGAGCTATGGGGCGATAATATCAAAACTCCTTGCAATCCCACATCTAGCCCTGAAATTTGTGGACGATCTAGTTGATTGAACTGGCGATAACCGACTATTGGCGCTATATTCCAATAGGAACCTAGGGGCAAGATATAGTAGCGGAAATTTGCCTGTAGCTCGCTTTCGCGACCACTAAATTCGGTCTGATAACTACCATTGACGGTTAGGGGTGATTGCCCCACAAACATATCTTCAAATCCCGCCTCAATTCCCAGTGAGTTATTCCGCGATGTAATTCCTAGCTTCAGTTTTTTATCAAAGCTCGGCACGTTATAAATATCGTCTAAAAGATCGGGTGGTTTCTCTAGCCAACGGCGTAATACAGGGCTACTTTCGATCACTTGGCGATCGATTTCGATGTCCTTAGCTTGCCGTGCCATTTTGGTATCGCCATAGGCTGCTGTGCTAATACCAAAATGCAAAAATGCAGCTATAGCGATCGCCAATTTTTTTGCCATAACTTTTGCAAGAGGTTGCTAGAGGTGAGGTAACTCAGATAATTATGCCTTATTGAAAGATTTTCGCCTATGCAATCCTGATATCCCATCCGCAGACTATCTTGTCTTTGGCACAAGAAATGAAACTAGAAACAGCCATATCGAGAATCCCAAGAACTGTGGCGCACTCTGTGTGCTACAGTCCTTGGGATTTTGCTTCTATTTACTATCTGGCTTCTTCGTTACGCTATTAAAATACTGTTTAGCCTTAGTGAAAGCATAATTCAACTTATCACCAATGGTAGGTTCAGGAAGTACGGCAACAGTAATTTCTTCATCGGGAAATTCCTTGAGACGATAGCCATACTCAAGATTTTCCTTATACTTCCGTAGAATTGGATAAAGACGAATTGCTCCCTTAAGCAAAGCATCCTCTTGCTGGAAAATAGCACGACTAATCAGATTACTTCTTTCTACTGCCATCGAACCCGCAGGAACCCATTCTTTTCCCTTAATACGGATGTAAATATTGAACTCAGGCAAACCCTTCTCTTTCAACTCGTCATATTTACTAGCAGCAACTTGATGTTTATTAGGAGCTTTTTTCTTTTTCTTAGACTGACCCGAACCTTGAGCAAATCCAGTTGGTTTATTTACAGGCATAGCTTTACCTTTGATTTTTAAAAATAGTTTTGAGGAATTTGATATGTGCTGCGAAGTAGCACATATCAAATCTTTTTAATTATTAAATGCGTTTACAAAAGTTTACTTTAGTGGATGATGTAAACACAATCATTCTTTAAGTAGGTAGTTATATAGCAGTCCTAAATCATTTGTAGATTTTTGGGTTTGTGAAAGCGCACCCCGAAGGGGTGCGCTTTCACAAACCATTTAGGATTGCTATATCTAAATAAGCTGCTTCGCGGACGAAGCAGCTTATTTAGATTTTATATTTACTCGCTAAATCAGGCGGTTGCTACCTACCTTAACAAACGTCAGATATCAAAAAGCCGCCTACAGGCGGCTTTTTGATTAACCTTCTTTCAGTTGGCTAGAGGGTGAATCTAGATCAAATAGGACTTGTAACATTTGCATGGCACGGCGGCGCGACTCGATGTCCTGCTGAGCGCGTAACTGCACCATCGGATCATGCAAGATCTTATTGATGATGCCGCGAGTCATGCTTTCGATCACATCCTGATGCTTATCAGCAAAATCATTGCCAAGGCGAGATAGAGCCTTTTCCATCTCTTGCTCACGGATGATTTCCATTTTTTGACGTAGCTTGCTGATCGTGGGGACCGTTTCGAGCGATCTCCACCACATATCAAACTCAGCTACACAACCTTCGAGTAAAATCTCCGCTTGCATTGCCATTTGCCGACGGCTTTCTTGGTTCTCGGCAACCACTGCTTGGAGATCGTCCACATTGTAGGCTCTAGTATTCGGCAACTCGTTTACATCAGAACTGATGTTGCGGGGTACAGAGATATCAACGAGGGTTAAGCCATTATGATTTGTAGAAATTTCTTCAAGATGCTTACGGCTAATAATCACCTCAGTGGAAGCCGTACTGGTAAACACCAAGTCGGAAACTGCCACACAATCAAACATTTGATCGAGAGGATGAATGTCAAACTGAGCGCCACTCGTTTCAAATTCCTTGAGCATTGCCTCGGCACGCGCACGGGAGCGATTAACGATCGCAATCTTTTGTGCACCTTTAGAAATTAAATGCTTGACCAATAGGCGCGACATCTTGCCAGCACCAATGATGGTTGTGTGCTTATCCGATAAATTTTGCAGCTTAATCTGAGCAAGTTCTACTGCTGCTGAACTAATTGACACCGCACCTGTCCCAATTTCGGTTTCAGTGCGAACTCGTTTACCTGCTGAGAGAGCTTGTTTAAAAAGTTGGTTGAGAATGCGACCTGCACCATTGTGTTGTTGGGCAAGACGATGGGTATTTTTGACCTGTGCAAGAATTTGTCCTTCACCAAGCACGAGACTGTCTAAGCCTGAAGCAACTCGCATCAGGTGAGTCACGGCATCTTGACGGAGCAGAATAAACAGATAGCGACGGAGGAACTGTAGAGGTAGTTGGCTAAATTCCGCAAGAAACTGCATAATTTCGCGAATGCCACCTTCGGCTTCGCTGGTGACTACATACAACTCTAAGCGATTACAAGTGCTTAAAATTGCAGCTTCTTCGATATTCGGATAGCTCATCAGTTGAGCGATCGCAGCTTCCATGCGATCCTCTGGGATACTCAACTTTTCTCTTACTTCCACAGTCGCCGTTTTGTGACTCAAGCCAACAACTGCAATATTCATATCGTAAATGCGTTTCTTATTTAGGAATTGGACTAGAAATAATTATCTTATTGGTAGAGCTTATCAGGAGATAGCTACCACTGTAGTAGGTACTTATTACTCCTTAATGTTCTGTAACGTACACATAAAAACAAGGGGCTTAAGCCCCTTGTTGAAAAGTCCAATACAGTCTGCTGACGGCAGATCATTGTCATACAGAACCAATTTTTTGTGGCGCGGCTTCGCCGCGCCACAAAAAATTGGTTCCTTATTTTCCTGTATGTCCCTTAGCGCAAATTAATAGTTTTAGGGCTATCGCCAGTCAAGTGAATGGTATCAACGAAACGAGCAGTTTTCGATTGAGTAGAGATGACCAAAGACTGAGTACGGCAACCGCCACCAAAGAAGCGGACTCCTTCCATCAAAGTACCGGGGGTGATACCACAACCAGCGAATAATACATCTTTACCACAAGCCAACTCATGAGCATCATAGACCTTATCGCCATCTTCGATACCCATTTCCTTAAGACGAGCCAAGTTACCTTCACGAGTCCACTTAGCGCTTTCAGGAGTATTAACTTCGGCTGGGTCATATACTAGACGACCTTGGAAATGTCCACCTAAGCAACGCATTGCGGCTGCGGAGATTACACCTTCAGGGGCAGCACCAATACCCATCAAAGCATGGATGTTTGTACCAGCGAAACCGCAGCAAATTGCCGCAGATACGTCACCATCACTGATCAAACGTACACGAGCACCCGCAGCACGAATTTCCGAGATTAAGCCTTTATGACGAGGACGATCCATCACAACAACAACCAATTCCTCGATCGAGCGATTGAGACATTCAGACAGAATTTTTAAATTTTCGGTAGGTGTTTTGCGGATATCTACGTGACCCTTTGCAGCAGGAGGTGCAGCTAATTTGTCCATATAAAAGTCAGGAGCGCGGAATAAACCATTACGCTCAGAAATAGCCAAAACAGCCATCGAACCGTTTTGACCATAAGCAACTAGGTTTGTACCTTCGCAAGGGTCAACAGCGATATCGATTTCTTGTAATTCTTCGATTGTGCAAACTTCAGCAGCATTGGGCTGTGTGCAAACACCAACTTCTTCACCGATATATAGCATGGGTGCTTCGTCGCGCTCACCTTCACCGATAACGATGCGTCCACGCATATGAATTTTGTTCATGCGTTCACGCATTGCTTCAACGGCTGCTTCGTCGGCTTCGTCTTTTTTGCCCAAGCCCATCCACTTAGAAGATGCGATCGCAGCCTGTTCAACGACCTCAATAATCTCAAGGCTGATTGTATTATCCATGCGTAGGAATCCCTATATTTATCTAAATTTTGCAACTATTAAGCTTTTGTTATGTTCTAGAAATTTTCTAGAAACCGAAAACAAAGTTAAGTCTAGTTGTGCCTTACTACACAACCTCGTAATCTAGTTTACAGGTCAGACTGACACGAAACTGATAAGAAGACCAAATGGATGGTATTAAGTTTTTATAAGTTTTGATACGATTTAAATGATAAAACCCTATAGAGCGGTACAAAGTGCTGCCTCTGTTAATTGAGAGATAATTCACAGAACTTTTGAAAGCACAAGGTATTCTCAGGTTTTTTGTAAGTTTGGCAGAGGTCTACTTATCAAAAATCTTGGAATTTTAAGTTAACGCCCCACGTTCTCCTATGCTTTGTTTTTGTCTGTAAATAGCTAGTCACAATGAAATGCACAACTCCAAAACCTGTGACATACGCGCAGCGTATGTCACAGGTTTTGTCTCTGTTTTTTTAATTATGTTTAGCTAATTATTATGTAGCAATCCTAAATGGTTTGTGGAAGAGCACCCCTTCGGGGTGCTCTTCCACAAACTCAAAAATCGACAAATAATTTAGGACTGCTATATGGCGTTTCACAGTCTAGTGAAGTACTGGATAGTTTCCTCCCGCCTTCGGCAGGAAACTATCCTGCGTGCCTCGCTTGATTGAAAAGCGCTATATGTGTTTTGAGTGATTGCAATTACTCAAAAATTTTGGATTGCCCGACCTGCTTTACCTCGTTTACTAATTTTGGTTAAGAAATGCTTAACACTGGTACGATCTAAGCATGGGCTTTTCTCCTCTATCCCAATTAACGTACTGCGTATAACTGCTATGCTGCCAGACCATTCTGTTTTTGCTGATGAGATGCCTACCGAATTTCTTAATCACCATGATCTTAATGATCTAGAGACAAATAATAATATCGAGACTGATAAACCACAGGAAGCTTGTGGAGTTTTCGGAGTACTAGCAGCAGAGGGGGATGTTGCCAAACTTGTATATTTTGGACTATATGCTTTACAACATCGTGGACAAGAGTCCGCAGGGATTACGGTCTATGACGATCGCGGTATAACCCATACCTATAAAGCGATGGGCTTAGTCTCACAGATTTTCAATGAGACTATTTTGTCAGAAATGAAAGGGGCTTTGGCGATCGGGCATAATCGCTACTCCACCACAGGTTCGAGTAAGGTGTGCAATGCTCAGCCTATTGTGGTAACTACTCGCCTTGGTGATTTTTCCCTCGCCCATAATGGCAACTTGGTAAATGCTACGGAGTTGCGCGGTGAGCTTTCTGCTCAAGGTCATGCCCTCGAATCAACCACTGACTCCGAAGGTATTGCCTTTGCCGTCGGAGAGGCAGTAGAAGAAGGCAAAGACTGGCAAGAGGCGATTGTTACGGCTTTGCGGCGATGTCATGGAGCTTTTAGCTTGGTGATGGCAATTCCTAATGCAATTGTTGGTGCACGAGATGCCTATGGTGTGCGTCCCCTAGTAATTGGCAAGACTCCCGATGGCTCTTATGTATTGTCGTCAGAGACCTGTGGATTAGATATTATTGGCGCAGAATATGTGCGTGAGGTTCTTCCGGGGGAACTTGTCATTATCACAATGGAAAAAGGGATTCAATCTTTGCAATGGGAAGAATCCAAACCCAAGCTTTGTGTATTTGAGATGATCTATTTTGCAAGACCTGATAGCGTCATGCATGATGAAAGTCTTTATACCTATAGACTGCGAATTGGTCGTGAACTGGCGAAAGAAAATTTCGTGGAAGCGGATATTGTGATCGGTGTGCCTGATTCGGGCATTCCTGCGGCGATTGGGTTTTCCCGCGAGTCAGGGATTCCTTATGGTGAGGCTTTGATCAAAAACCGTTATGTGGGACGTACTTTTATCCAGCCAACTCAGGCAATGCGTGAGTCTGGCATCCGCATGAAGCTGAATACGCTCAAGGATGTTTTGCAGGGTAAACGGGTAATTGTGATCGATGATTCGATCGTAAGAGGAACGACGAGTCGTAAAATAGTAAGAGCACTGCGTGAGGCTGGTGCGACTGAAGTACATATGCGTATTTCTTCACCGCCCGTGACTCACCCTTGTTTTTATGGTATTGATACGGACTCGCAAGATCATTTGATTGCTTCACACAATTCTGTAGAAGCGATCGCCAAACAGATTGAGGTTGATACGCTTGCGTATCTCAGTCACGACGCAATGTTAACAGCGACACAAATTGATACCACGCATTTTTGCACAGCTTGCTTTACAGGAAAATATCCTATTGACGTTCCTGATAAGCTCAAGCGCACCAAACTTATGCTAGAAAATACTGCACCATGACCAAGATCCTCTTTCATCTCGCATTCCCAGTCAAAGATATTCCAAGCACCAAGGCTTTTTATATTGACGGCTTGGGTTGTCTTGCGGGGCGCGAGTCAAATGACTCACTGATCATGAGTTTGTACGGACACCAGTTGGTAGCGCACGTTGTTCACGAATCACTCGAAGTACAACGTGGAATTTATCCTCGTCATTTCGGCTTAGTTTTCTATTCTGAAAGTAACTGGATGGCTTTATTAGAAAAAGTGCATGATAAGCGACTGAAATTTTATCAAAAACCTAAGGTTCGCTTTGTTGATACCCCTTTAGAGCATCGAACTTTTTTCTTAGCTGATCATTCAGGTAATATTTTAGAGTTTAAGCATTACAAGTTTGAGACAGCTATTTTTGGCGAGACTGATTTTCATGAAGTCGGTGATGCAGATTTTGCTCAACAAGTAGCAGTTGGTACTTACAAGTAATAAAAACATTAATAAAAAAGGAGATAGCACTAGCGCTATCTCCTTTTTTGTGTGATTTTAATTTGTTCCGAAGCATCTGAAATTGTTTTCTTTTTTGGCGTTGGCGTGCTGAGCCACCTTTCCCTTTGTTATTACGACCTTCGCTGCGAGGAGATTCCCATCGTTTGAGTCTTTGGTTCATATATGTTCTCTAATTTAGGATGAGACCAATATAAGTTGAGCTACTTCAGAATTACTATCACTCTTTGGAATGAAAGCATAAATATCTAACTAAAGAATTGCTATTAATTAAAGTACCTGTGGCTTCGACTCCGCTCAGCCAAAGTTAGCTGAGCGAAGTCGAAGCTAGATAACTTTGGTGGGACATTTTTTATCCGCAAAAGCCTTAACGCGAGTTCGGGATAATTTGAAACGGTTTTTGAGAGAGGGTTTGCTACGCAAACCCTCTCTCAAAAACAAAAATTTGCCAGCTTTAACCCAAACTGACGTTAGTTAGATATTAGTTTTTGTTTAAGATCTTCAGGATTTCTAAATCCTACAGCGATCGCTTTACCATCTTTGACAAATAAAGGACGTTTTAGCAGCATGGCATCCTTGGCATAGCCTTCAATCCATTGAATATGTGACCATGTTTCTTTTTCAGAACCCAAGGCGCGATAAGACTGCCCTGAGGTATTTCTCATAGATCTTTCCCCTAAAATGCTTACCCATTCAGCGATCGCTGTTCTAGATGGCGGATAGTCTTTGGTATTTATAAATTCATAGGCAATACCTTGAGCTTCTAGCCAAGCGATCGCCTTTTTGCAAGTTCCACAAC includes the following:
- a CDS encoding Spx/MgsR family RNA polymerase-binding regulatory protein, which encodes MSIQVYGIPSCGTCKKAIAWLEAQGIAYEFINTKDYPPSRTAIAEWVSILGERSMRNTSGQSYRALGSEKETWSHIQWIEGYAKDAMLLKRPLFVKDGKAIAVGFRNPEDLKQKLISN
- the purF gene encoding amidophosphoribosyltransferase, which gives rise to MLPDHSVFADEMPTEFLNHHDLNDLETNNNIETDKPQEACGVFGVLAAEGDVAKLVYFGLYALQHRGQESAGITVYDDRGITHTYKAMGLVSQIFNETILSEMKGALAIGHNRYSTTGSSKVCNAQPIVVTTRLGDFSLAHNGNLVNATELRGELSAQGHALESTTDSEGIAFAVGEAVEEGKDWQEAIVTALRRCHGAFSLVMAIPNAIVGARDAYGVRPLVIGKTPDGSYVLSSETCGLDIIGAEYVREVLPGELVIITMEKGIQSLQWEESKPKLCVFEMIYFARPDSVMHDESLYTYRLRIGRELAKENFVEADIVIGVPDSGIPAAIGFSRESGIPYGEALIKNRYVGRTFIQPTQAMRESGIRMKLNTLKDVLQGKRVIVIDDSIVRGTTSRKIVRALREAGATEVHMRISSPPVTHPCFYGIDTDSQDHLIASHNSVEAIAKQIEVDTLAYLSHDAMLTATQIDTTHFCTACFTGKYPIDVPDKLKRTKLMLENTAP
- a CDS encoding HHL1-like protein, producing the protein MPVNKPTGFAQGSGQSKKKKKAPNKHQVAASKYDELKEKGLPEFNIYIRIKGKEWVPAGSMAVERSNLISRAIFQQEDALLKGAIRLYPILRKYKENLEYGYRLKEFPDEEITVAVLPEPTIGDKLNYAFTKAKQYFNSVTKKPDSK
- a CDS encoding Hsp70 family protein, translated to MNAIAIDFGSSNTVIARWNIATNQPETLNFENLNRPAPLNALVPSLLYVQNAQEEIVEIGQYVIDRGKDRPQPRLFNQIKRRLVANVGYSPRLDDVKVTPEWVGNQFLRQLLNKLRSQQIFPSEVILTAPVQAYEKYLRWLEECSVEIFASNLPTLEVPRIRIIDEPTAAALGYEAIAPSALVLVIDFGGGTLDLSLVRLPKSDNVVKWGDQIGVNRSQWTEHKAEAIAKTGYTLGGEDIDQWLVQDYLDSREDIVDSDGLRSSSILKLLMERIKIQLSETETASEIFFDINSQSALEISYTRQQLEQLLDRKGFYRILQLAINELINRAFNKGVLKGDIKHILLVGGCTLIPSVRTFVESYFTMGKVYSHKPFEAIAHGALLLSQGVSVQDYLFHSYAIRHWDRTTEQWKYQPLFRRGQVYPTRRPIELVLRATHPDQSEIALTIGELESRPKGAAEISFDGDRIVMQFNQKEKENFQPLQADVNGEGIPQAIAMLDPLGQPDCDRLKVLFSISENRELLVTVIDLLMQRQLLTDYPAAKLH
- a CDS encoding VOC family protein, whose amino-acid sequence is MTKILFHLAFPVKDIPSTKAFYIDGLGCLAGRESNDSLIMSLYGHQLVAHVVHESLEVQRGIYPRHFGLVFYSESNWMALLEKVHDKRLKFYQKPKVRFVDTPLEHRTFFLADHSGNILEFKHYKFETAIFGETDFHEVGDADFAQQVAVGTYK
- a CDS encoding glutamyl-tRNA reductase, with the protein product MNIAVVGLSHKTATVEVREKLSIPEDRMEAAIAQLMSYPNIEEAAILSTCNRLELYVVTSEAEGGIREIMQFLAEFSQLPLQFLRRYLFILLRQDAVTHLMRVASGLDSLVLGEGQILAQVKNTHRLAQQHNGAGRILNQLFKQALSAGKRVRTETEIGTGAVSISSAAVELAQIKLQNLSDKHTTIIGAGKMSRLLVKHLISKGAQKIAIVNRSRARAEAMLKEFETSGAQFDIHPLDQMFDCVAVSDLVFTSTASTEVIISRKHLEEISTNHNGLTLVDISVPRNISSDVNELPNTRAYNVDDLQAVVAENQESRRQMAMQAEILLEGCVAEFDMWWRSLETVPTISKLRQKMEIIREQEMEKALSRLGNDFADKHQDVIESMTRGIINKILHDPMVQLRAQQDIESRRRAMQMLQVLFDLDSPSSQLKEG
- the glpX gene encoding class II fructose-bisphosphatase, giving the protein MDNTISLEIIEVVEQAAIASSKWMGLGKKDEADEAAVEAMRERMNKIHMRGRIVIGEGERDEAPMLYIGEEVGVCTQPNAAEVCTIEELQEIDIAVDPCEGTNLVAYGQNGSMAVLAISERNGLFRAPDFYMDKLAAPPAAKGHVDIRKTPTENLKILSECLNRSIEELVVVVMDRPRHKGLISEIRAAGARVRLISDGDVSAAICCGFAGTNIHALMGIGAAPEGVISAAAMRCLGGHFQGRLVYDPAEVNTPESAKWTREGNLARLKEMGIEDGDKVYDAHELACGKDVLFAGCGITPGTLMEGVRFFGGGCRTQSLVISTQSKTARFVDTIHLTGDSPKTINLR